The following coding sequences are from one Haladaptatus caseinilyticus window:
- a CDS encoding sodium:solute symporter family protein has protein sequence MVSAQITIALATIGVYLLSTLVIGYRSRNSGSGNVSDWMTGGRKLGVLVLTFTYASTYHSAFAFLGAAGFMYGKGIGIYISGYVWMVVGGLVLWIIGSRIWLVGKKYDYVTPSDLLGDFYNSKFLARAVSLVLVVSTFPYIAIQMMGVGIIFETATKGVVSFEVGAGVLLLVSIVYVWMGGMQSVAWTDTLQGGFMFVAVWVATIAFLFGAYGGDPTAFWSSLVSNFSSHVTLPGPTGLYSPAYITSWWVVLGVGLMMTPHIFLRFYAADSPRTLKWVSVAGTGYLMIFYIPLAILALGGVALVPNLAIPDAVIPTVLYEYTPVWLASIIVAGAIAAAMSTADSQLHAVSTLVARDWYEEFATDVDDASETLFAKGSVVVLGGIAYVVAVQDIGFIVQLANLAFEGAAQIFPLVVGAFFWRRSSRIGAIVGFTSGVAVTAILKFGVISLPAVFPGFMAGFYGLVTNTAFFLAISFVVDTVPEENRDRIQGYVEQAVTRQWTQSTSADD, from the coding sequence GTGTCCTCGTACTAACGTTCACATACGCATCGACGTATCATTCAGCGTTCGCCTTCCTTGGTGCGGCGGGATTCATGTATGGAAAAGGGATTGGAATCTATATCTCTGGCTATGTTTGGATGGTCGTAGGTGGACTTGTTCTATGGATAATTGGAAGTCGCATATGGCTTGTCGGTAAAAAATACGATTATGTTACCCCTTCCGATTTACTTGGTGACTTCTATAATTCAAAATTCCTTGCTAGGGCAGTGAGTTTAGTACTTGTCGTTTCGACGTTCCCATACATTGCAATCCAAATGATGGGAGTCGGTATTATTTTTGAGACCGCAACAAAGGGAGTTGTCAGTTTTGAGGTTGGCGCTGGGGTCTTACTCCTTGTGAGTATTGTTTATGTCTGGATGGGCGGAATGCAATCGGTTGCCTGGACAGATACTCTCCAGGGTGGATTCATGTTTGTGGCCGTCTGGGTGGCGACCATTGCATTTCTCTTCGGTGCTTACGGAGGCGATCCAACAGCATTCTGGTCATCCCTTGTTTCGAATTTCTCCTCACACGTTACGTTGCCCGGACCAACAGGACTCTACTCACCTGCGTACATCACAAGCTGGTGGGTTGTCCTTGGTGTTGGCCTGATGATGACTCCACATATTTTTTTGCGGTTCTATGCTGCTGATTCTCCACGCACGCTCAAGTGGGTCTCGGTCGCTGGTACTGGCTACTTGATGATTTTCTATATTCCCCTTGCTATTCTTGCACTGGGTGGAGTTGCGCTTGTTCCAAACTTAGCCATACCAGATGCAGTCATACCGACCGTACTCTATGAATATACACCAGTCTGGTTGGCATCAATCATCGTTGCTGGTGCCATCGCAGCAGCAATGAGCACTGCCGACTCACAACTCCATGCAGTCTCAACTCTGGTTGCGCGTGATTGGTACGAGGAGTTCGCAACCGATGTCGACGACGCTTCCGAGACGTTGTTTGCGAAGGGATCAGTCGTCGTGCTTGGTGGTATCGCCTACGTTGTGGCGGTGCAGGATATTGGTTTTATTGTTCAGCTCGCAAACCTCGCCTTTGAGGGTGCTGCACAGATTTTCCCGCTGGTTGTAGGTGCATTTTTCTGGCGACGCTCATCGCGAATCGGTGCTATTGTCGGCTTTACATCTGGAGTCGCTGTTACCGCTATTCTCAAGTTTGGCGTGATCTCGTTGCCAGCTGTATTTCCTGGATTTATGGCCGGTTTCTATGGTTTGGTAACAAATACTGCATTTTTCCTCGCTATCAGTTTCGTCGTGGATACTGTTCCCGAGGAAAATCGTGACCGTATCCAAGGATATGTCGAACAAGCAGTCACACGCCAGTGGACTCAATCGACATCGGCTGACGATTGA